In Syntrophorhabdales bacterium, a single window of DNA contains:
- the rfbG gene encoding CDP-glucose 4,6-dehydratase, with protein MDADFWKDKKVFVTGHTGFKGSWLCIWLNLLGAKVYGYALRPPTVPSLFELASVGELVQSVIADVRDLWSLQDALALFSPEVVIHMAAQPIVRDSYERPVETYEINVMGTIHLLEAVRNSSGIKAVINVTTDKCYENREWVWPYRENEPMGGYDPYSNSKACSELITSAYRSSFFNPTKYGVHGVAVASARAGNVIGGGDWAPDRLLPDCIRALLKGEKVLIRNPHAIRPWQYVLEPLSGYLTLAERLYNEGTRYAEGWNFGPPEADAKPVEWLVQRLCEKWGEDAGYEIDQGEHPHEAQYLKLDCAKAASLLGWRPRWSLDVAVDRVIEWTKAYRERRDLREVCERQIKEYCDNAGEL; from the coding sequence GTGGACGCAGACTTCTGGAAAGATAAAAAGGTTTTTGTCACCGGGCACACCGGCTTCAAAGGCTCATGGCTCTGTATCTGGCTTAACCTTCTCGGGGCAAAGGTTTACGGTTACGCACTCAGACCGCCGACCGTACCCAGCCTTTTTGAATTGGCCAGTGTAGGGGAACTGGTACAGTCAGTCATTGCAGACGTTCGGGATCTGTGGTCCCTGCAGGATGCGCTGGCACTCTTCTCTCCGGAGGTCGTTATTCACATGGCAGCCCAACCCATCGTTCGCGACTCCTACGAACGGCCGGTTGAGACATACGAGATCAATGTCATGGGCACCATTCATCTCCTCGAGGCTGTGAGAAACTCTTCCGGCATAAAGGCAGTCATCAATGTCACGACAGATAAGTGCTATGAGAACAGGGAGTGGGTCTGGCCGTACCGCGAAAACGAACCCATGGGTGGCTACGATCCCTACTCCAACAGCAAAGCGTGTTCGGAACTGATCACCTCTGCATACCGCAGCTCTTTTTTTAATCCGACGAAATATGGGGTTCACGGCGTGGCTGTGGCATCGGCCAGGGCAGGCAACGTGATCGGAGGAGGGGACTGGGCGCCCGACCGTCTTTTACCCGACTGCATCAGGGCACTGCTGAAAGGCGAGAAGGTCCTCATAAGGAATCCGCACGCAATTCGGCCGTGGCAATACGTGCTGGAGCCCCTTTCAGGCTATCTCACGCTTGCCGAACGGCTTTACAACGAAGGTACCCGCTACGCCGAAGGGTGGAATTTCGGTCCGCCTGAGGCAGACGCTAAACCCGTAGAGTGGCTTGTGCAGCGGCTCTGCGAAAAATGGGGGGAGGATGCAGGGTATGAGATTGATCAGGGGGAGCACCCCCATGAAGCACAGTACCTGAAGCTCGACTGCGCAAAGGCCGCCTCTCTTTTGGGCTGGCGTCCCCGCTGGAGCCTAGATGTCGCGGTGGACCGTGTGATCGAGTGGACAAAGGCGTACCGTGAACGCAGGGACCTCCGGGAAGTCTGCGAGCGGCAGATCAAGGAATACTGTGACAACGCAGGTGAATTATGA
- the rfbF gene encoding glucose-1-phosphate cytidylyltransferase — MKVVILAGGMGTRISEETTVRPKPMIEIGGKPILWHIMKIYSHFGFNDFVICLGYKGYIIKEYFSNYFLHMSDVTFDMERNTMEVHQKYVEPWRVTLVDTGTDTQTGGRVKQIASYIGKERFMLTYGDGLANVNINALVDYHKTHGKLATVTSAQPSGRFGALICDAVNKVTSFQEKPAGDGSWINGGFFVFESALFDRIAGNNTVLEREPLEGLARDGELVAYKHSGFWQPMDTLRDKLHLEELWTSGKAPWKVWE; from the coding sequence AGAATAAGCGAAGAAACCACGGTACGTCCGAAACCTATGATCGAGATCGGTGGAAAGCCGATCCTCTGGCACATCATGAAAATTTATTCCCACTTTGGGTTTAATGATTTTGTCATCTGCCTCGGTTACAAGGGCTACATCATAAAAGAGTACTTCTCCAACTACTTCTTACATATGAGCGATGTTACATTCGACATGGAACGGAACACCATGGAGGTTCACCAGAAATATGTGGAACCCTGGAGGGTTACGCTTGTGGACACCGGCACCGATACACAGACTGGAGGAAGGGTCAAGCAGATCGCCTCGTATATCGGCAAAGAAAGGTTCATGCTGACCTACGGGGATGGTCTGGCAAACGTGAACATCAACGCCCTGGTGGACTATCACAAGACGCACGGCAAGCTGGCGACCGTGACCTCTGCACAGCCCTCGGGCCGCTTCGGAGCGCTTATCTGCGACGCCGTAAATAAGGTTACCTCATTCCAGGAAAAGCCTGCGGGAGACGGTTCATGGATAAACGGCGGGTTCTTTGTTTTTGAATCTGCGTTGTTCGATCGCATAGCAGGAAACAATACAGTCCTCGAACGGGAACCACTCGAAGGACTGGCTCGCGACGGCGAACTCGTAGCTTACAAGCACAGCGGTTTCTGGCAACCCATGGACACACTGCGGGACAAGCTCCACCTTGAGGAGCTCTGGACAAGCGGCAAAGCACCGTGGAAAGTGTGGGAGTAA
- a CDS encoding class I SAM-dependent methyltransferase, which produces MICRFCGKEDIYKFLDLGSMPPANSFLTPTELASTKESAYPLDVYFCDVCNLVQIGYVVPPDELFKEYIYFSSTSDMVHNHANYLASSFQARFGLNKNSLVVEIASNDGTVLHHFKKLGVRILGVEPATNIAKVASDAGIETLNDFFNEATADVIKARYGSADVLLGRHVFAHVPEIRGFVKGLKNLLAPQGAVVIEAPYLIDFIEKTEFDTVYHEHYSYLSVRSMSFLFNLFDMEVFDVERVTIHGGSMLYFVGHKGAHTLSDNVARLVNEELRKGLNKRDTYGEFARRTLKIKSDLLAFLQNLKAAGKRVAAYGAPAKGNTLLNYCGITTDLVAYTVDKSPHKQNLYTPGAHLFVYPPEKLLEDQPDYVLLLAWNFADEIIAQQQEYIRRGGHFIMPIPDVKIV; this is translated from the coding sequence ATGATTTGCAGGTTTTGCGGCAAAGAGGATATTTACAAATTTTTAGACCTTGGAAGTATGCCGCCGGCAAACAGCTTCCTTACGCCGACCGAATTAGCTTCGACCAAGGAAAGTGCCTACCCTCTCGATGTCTACTTCTGCGACGTCTGCAACCTTGTACAGATAGGCTATGTAGTGCCTCCAGACGAACTCTTTAAGGAGTACATTTATTTTTCCTCAACATCCGATATGGTACATAATCACGCGAATTATCTTGCCTCGAGCTTCCAGGCGCGATTTGGTCTCAACAAAAACTCCCTGGTCGTGGAGATCGCAAGCAATGATGGCACGGTGCTTCATCATTTCAAGAAACTCGGGGTGAGAATACTCGGTGTTGAGCCGGCTACAAACATCGCAAAGGTTGCCAGTGACGCCGGTATCGAGACCCTCAACGACTTTTTCAACGAGGCAACGGCTGACGTCATCAAGGCTCGTTACGGCAGCGCCGACGTGCTGCTCGGCAGACATGTTTTTGCACATGTTCCGGAGATCAGGGGTTTTGTCAAAGGGCTGAAGAATCTGCTCGCGCCCCAAGGTGCCGTCGTGATTGAAGCTCCCTACCTTATCGATTTTATCGAAAAGACAGAATTCGATACCGTTTATCACGAGCACTACTCGTATCTCTCTGTGCGTTCCATGTCGTTCCTCTTCAATCTCTTTGACATGGAGGTTTTTGACGTGGAACGTGTGACGATCCATGGAGGTTCCATGCTCTATTTCGTCGGCCACAAGGGAGCCCATACGTTGAGCGACAACGTGGCACGCCTGGTGAACGAGGAATTGCGCAAAGGACTCAACAAAAGAGACACCTATGGAGAGTTTGCAAGGAGAACGCTGAAAATCAAAAGTGATCTTTTAGCCTTTCTGCAAAACCTCAAGGCTGCCGGTAAGCGGGTAGCCGCCTACGGGGCACCGGCCAAAGGCAACACCCTTCTCAATTATTGCGGTATCACCACTGATCTTGTGGCCTACACTGTTGACAAGAGCCCCCACAAGCAGAATCTGTACACGCCAGGAGCGCACCTCTTCGTGTACCCACCGGAAAAATTACTCGAGGATCAGCCCGACTACGTACTTCTCCTCGCCTGGAATTTTGCCGACGAAATCATCGCGCAGCAGCAGGAGTACATCAGGCGTGGCGGCCACTTTATCATGCCTATACCGGATGTAAAGATAGTATAA